AAGGtgaccacagtgatgtgggacccacaggtggacagggcctTGCGCCGACCCTCGGGGGTTTGAGTCCTCACATGGAGCAAAATGGCCACATAGGATGCTAAGAGGACGATGAAGCTGATCACAGACAGGCTCCCCCCATTGGCAATGATCAGAACACCAATGAGGAAGGTGTCAGAGCAAGCAAGATTGAGCAGAGGAAACACGTCACAGAAATAGTGGTCGAtcacattggggccacagaagggcaagTGGAAGATGAGAAGGATTTGGGATAAGGAATGCACAAACGCCCCCACCCATGCAATTCCCACCAGGAAGGAACACACCTGCCAGTTCATGATGGTGGTGTAGCTGAGGGGCTTGAATAtagccacgtagcggtcataggccatcacagagagCAGGAAAATCTCAGTGCCAGCAAagaagtggataaagaaaacTTGTGACATGCAGCCCCAGAGAGATATGGCTTTCCTTTCAGCCAGCAGACCTAAGATGAGCTTGGGTGTTGTAGTAGAGGCGTAGCAGATCTCCACAAAGGACAGGTAgctcaggaagaagtacatgggggagcCAAGGCTTTTGCTGGTCATGACAGTGAAGACAATGAGGAAATTCCCTAGCACAATGGCTATATACAGGAGCAGAAATATCACAAAGCAGACTTTCTGCACCTTCTGATTGGGAGAAAGTCCCAAGAAGATAAATTCTGTCACATTGTGTATGCTAGCCATGAAGTCACCAACAGGAAGCAATATTTTGAGTAGGGTGATCTGGAATGATACAATAAAAAAGACTCCTACATAAGTGGGAAATTAACATAACAATCCCTCACATATCTGAGAAGCTTGTGAGCTAGATATTGAAAGATGAGTAGGACTCAGTCAGGTAGAAGAGAAGAGcactgaaagaaaacagaagaggaagtgCAAACTAAAAATTCACCCGAGCCTGGAGTAAAGTGGAGAATGGCAGTCAAAGAGCTGGAGATAGAACCTAGTACCAGTTCATAAAATGCTATTATGGACTTTGGGGTTTTACTCAACAGAAAATGGGGAATCATCCAGAATGTTAGTCAGCTGGAAAGTAAAATTACTTTGTGGGTAGAGGTTAGACCAGGGGACTAGAGGTTGGACTGGGAGAAACCTATTAGGACACTGATTGCCTCACTGGATGATGTGGGGCAGCAAACGTACTGTTGCTGTCTCCATGATAACAGCCTCTCTGTTGCCTCTGATGCTTTTGACTTTTGCCTGTAGACTTCCTTCATCTTACTTCCTTTTGATCTGTTTCCTGTTTGGTTTGCAGAATAGGATTCTCACATTCCCACATACCCCTCAAAGCCTTCTGAAGAAATTTCCCTTGACACTCAGCACCCCCTCTtatttctgcttctcctcctaATTATATCCATCTACACCTGCTCCCTAGGTGACCTAGTTCCTTTCAAAAGGTCCAGCTCAAATCCACTCACAATTCTTCTCTGTGTAAGTGCCTTCACTTCCCCCAATCATATGTCCCTCAGTGGCAATAAAAGTGCAAACCACGTCTCTCCACTCAAACTGCCCCCTCATCCTAGGACACATTCTTATCAGATGTCCAACCTTAAAATACCTCAAACTGTCACCAAGATTGTGTTCACTGGCTGATTAGCAGACTGTCTTCACCCTTGTCAAATCTGCCCAAGGTGACAGAGATCAGTGTGTTCCAATACAGTCCCTCCTACAGTTAAAGACTCCAGAACATCTGAGACTAGGATTCATATGACATCCATTCTTGCCACAAAGCTTCCTTCCTTGAGCAATGGGGACAGGCTAAGGTAATTAAGCACTGCCATGAGTCACCACCATGAAGAAATTGCAGATAGAGTTTCTGATTGCAGAGACCAACAGAAGGCAGAGGCCAGTACTAAACTCTCAGATTGGCTTGGGGATTTTACCAAGGCACTTGTGGAAAAAAGCACTGCTGGCAGTCTTGACTCCTGAGTTTACATCCTAGTTTCGACAGGTGATGTCTTAGTGATATCTagaaagttatttaacctctcagaGATTCAACATCCAAACTGTATCATGGAGAAGAAACCTACCTCACAGGAGATGCTTATGAGAGTGTTATATAAATTGCCATGTGCATCTTGCAATATCCCCTTTGCTTTCAAAGTGGAATTGTAATCAACACATTGTCCAAAAACAAAACTTACCACACGATTTCTGTAGCTTTGCTGTCTCACCacaattcttttttctgttctgacCACAGAGGGCAAATAAAGCCCTGAGAGCATCTACCAGATCACGCAGGTTTTCCAATTATTCAATCTGAAAACATTAAAGCCAAACTCTCAACCAAAGTTCACATATCTCAGGAGTCACCAGATGGAGAATCTGCTTCCCAGGCAGTGTTAGACTTGGGAATGCTGAAACTAAGTCTGTAGGTCTATTCAACCTGATTAAAAACAAGAGCACACTAGACTTGCCTCCCACATGTTCCATAAAGAAATAAGACTTCTGGCCACTGAGCCTGAGTTCATGTTGCTGAGACACACCAGGGGGGAAGGCATGGTGATCAAGTGAGAGAAGATTGGTCCCCAGAGATCCAcacttctccccttcctcatcaGGTGCCTGCCTCATGGGAAACAGGACCTGGGTACTAATATCTCAAACTTCTTTGTAGGTAACAGAACTTCAGAAATCAATGGGAAATGGTAAATTAATTTCACCCAGCGTTTATGGACCACTTAGGCTATAGGGCTCTATGCTGTTGAGAGGTCAGTTAGATCCAGCTCTTGCTTATCATGAACTCAGTCATATGGCTTTACATGAAATGAAACCATTTCAAGGATGGATCCAAGGAATTACAGACCACAAGTGTTTCAGAAGACTGAGCTAGCTCTTCTGGCCTTTAGCGTGCATGAGGGTATAGAACTGTGGTTCTCAACTATGGGTAGTTTTGCCCCTAAGAGGATATCTGGCAACatttgaagacatttttttttggtcccaATCTGGGAGTGAAGGACATGCTACTGGCATCTATTGGGCAGAGGCCAGAGATCTAAGAAAtaccctacaatgcacaggacagaccCCCACAGAAAAAAATTGTCTGAGCCGAAAAGGACAATACTACTGCTATTGAGATAACCTGCCCAAGAGGAAGCAAAATGTGTCcaaatcaatatttattaaaatttgattttagtTACATGTGATTATATTAATCTGCCTTTGCCACATCTGAATATGTACTAAGCTTTCTGTAGTGAAAGGTTTTGCAAATGCCATAATGGCACTTTGTAAGATCAATGTGCTCTACACCAGTGCTACTCATTAATGTCATTAATCTAGCCTTGAAGAAAGTTGAAACAAGAGGGCATATTTTAACTGAtgattaaagagaaaattatgtTGAGATACttaacattgttttaaaatttttaatgtaattgctTTTGAGAGTGCAAACCCTGAATTAACCATTGCcgtttatattgaaatatatacgAGGCAGAAGATTAgcaaataattacataaaaactctgaatatttaaataatagtaataataaatgtgtatacattttgacaaattttaactttttatattggatttatgcatattttattgTAGTAAATAATATACTACACTAGACTAATACATACATGTATTGTATGCATCCATGacataatttttcttaaagttttcaatatttgtatacTACATGGTTCATCTGCAAGGTTTTTCAGATCCTCACAAatctgtgaatttttttcaatatatgtattaaaataatcTTCATAAAAGTGACCCTGCACAGTTCAATCCATGTTGCTTTTGTCAACCATATAAGCGTATTTAGTATAAAAAGTAATAGAGGTGCTATGTCAGATAAAATATTCATTGAGAAGCTACATTTTGACAAGTACTGTGCCTGAACAACAAAAGTGTAAGCAACAGAGGCCAAAGAAAAAGCCTCAAAATAGAATGACTGAATTGCTTCAAATATCTGAAaatagatagtgactgcagtatCATGGTGGGATAAGCCACCTTCACTTTCATTCCCCCATTTTGCAGTAAATATTCATCATCCACCCATGAATAGAAGCACATCTATGAAGATGTGGGATCCAGCTCCATATACCAAGGAACTCACCAAGATTCTCATACACAGGTGTATGGGGCAAGAGGCAGACAGGTGTCAAGACCAGCTGTGGGACCTACAGGAGACTGCAAAGGAGTTCTGGCCCCTCTTGGCCTTGTTTTGGGGAGGACCTGTAACTGAATGGGAATGTCACCGACATACAAGTGAATCTTTGTGGAAGTAAGCTTTCTCAAGAAGTTCCACACTCCATTGaaacaatatatatgtgtgtttatatatatatatatatatatatgtgtgtgtgtgtgtgtgtgtgtgtgtgtgtgtgtgtgtgtgtgtgtatgattttgAATGCATTAGGGTGTGAAGAATGAGCATCTTGACTTTGCCAGCATCTTACCTCTCCCAAGGTGGCACACCGTAAGGGTGACCTAGGTTGCCATAATTTCCCACGAGGGAAAGGAGACCTGGAGAGTGAACATGTGGCTTCCCCAGCTCTGCAGGACACTACTCAAGAGGCTTGTTTGTCTCTCACAACTTCCAGAGTGTTAAGCTGGGAATTTCATGACTAATGGGGAACCAGATAGGTACAGAGAAATTTTGGATTCCTAGATTTATTAAAGAGATTATGTTCCTACTCATTGAATTATAGACTCCCTCAGTAAGAATCAAAATCCCTTTTAAGGAAATTCAATGAGCTACAAAAAGAAGCAGCCAGACAGTTCAAAGAGAAAATTGACTAACATTATAGATCacacaaaaaaagcaaacaaattctGGAGCTAAAtttctgaagaattcaatggatagAAAACACAATAGAGAGCATGATCAACAGatcaaattgaagaaaataatcaatagACAAGACGAGAAACATTGAAATAACAATACTGAATAGAAacttattaataaaaaagaatgaagaaatcctATGTGATCTATGGGAAACCATCTAAAGGATATAAAAATCATTGTCATTCCAGAGGACAAGAGACAGAGAAGGGGTCagagagtttatttaaaaaaaaattacagcagaCTCTCCAAACACAGGGAGAGATCTGGGGAATCAAGTCATGAAGGTAAAAGAGTACtcattatattaattaaaaatgatcTTCTCAGGACACAttataataaaattgtaaaaatcaaacacaaagagagaAGCTTTAAAGCAGAAGAGGGAAGAAGTTTGAAGACTGCAAAGAAACCTCCACTAGATTAaagcagatttctcagcagaaaccttAGAGACTTGGAAAGACTGAAACAATATTCACaaattattgaaagaaataaGTTGCTGACACAAAATATCAAAAGCTGTCATTCAGAATTAAAGCAGAAAAAAGACATTCAGAGAAACTGTTAAGGAACTTCAATACCATTAGACCTACACTGAGGCTTctcaggtaactcagtggtaaagaatccacctgcccaggaggagatgcaagttcaatccctggttcaggaagatcccctggagaaggaaatggcaacccacttcagtattcttgcctgggaaatcccatggacagaggagcctagtgtactatagtccttggggtcacaagagtcgggcacaacttaaTGTCTAAACGACAGACCTATCTTACAAGGAGTGCTGAAATTTCTTTAAgctaaaataaagaaacattgaCTAGTAACATGAAAATACATGGAAATCACTGTTGTTAGGTCACTAATCTTGTCTGACTCTaagtgacaccatggactgcagcaggtcaaGCTTCATCATCCTTCACTaactctcagaatttgctcaaactcatgctcattgaattggtaatgccatccaatcatctcatcctctgtcacccacttttccctccttccttcaatcttttccagcatcaaggtcttttctaatgaggcagttcttcacatcatgtggccaaagtattggagctccagcttcagcatcagtccttccaatgaatattcaggattggtttcctttagggttggctgggacctccttacagtccaagcgactctcaagtcttctccagcaaaattcaaaagcatcagttttttggtgctcggccttctttatggtccaactctcacatccatacatgactactggaaaaaccatagctttgactatatggacctctgtggacaaagtgatgtctccatttttttaatatgctgtctaggtttgtcataggttttcttccaaggagcaagcatcttgtaatttcatggtggcagtcactgtctgcagtgattttagagcccaagaatataaaatctgccattgtttcctATACCACacactgaataaagaaaatgtgcaaTCAAATTCTGAAAATGTAATACTATATTAGATGGTGTGCTAACTACTTAACTATagtatgaaagtaaaaaaaaatgagtatcaAATTAGCCATAACAACTATAATTTATGAAAGAATGTACAACATAAGAAGAGGCATATTGTAACATTAAAAACATGTGGGGGATATAAGAGTGTAGAACATATGCAATTGAATTAAGTTGCTATCAGTATCGGTATAAAGTAGATTGTGTCACTATGTTTTAGGTAAGCCCCATGGTTTCCTAAACCACAAGCTCAACCAACAGTAGACTCACAAAAGATAAAGGCAAGGAAAGGAGAGCATAACACCATACAAGGTCACCAATTCAAAAATGTAGGCAGCAAAAAGGATCAACTATCAATACAAAACCAACAGAAAACAGTCAAATAGGAATAGTAAGTCTTTACATTTCAATGATTACTATAAGGATAAATGAATTGAATTCTCCAATCAAAAGGCACAGCGTTGCTGGCtgtaatttaacaaaataagagGAATGTCCTGGCTGTCCTATAGTTAGGGCTTCTAGTTTTCCTTCTgaggatgtgagttcagtccctggcccaGCAACTAGTATCCCACAAGCCATATGgcacaatcaaaaaaaaaaaaaaaagtggatttcCACAAGATTAATATatgtaactatgtgtggtgatggatattAATTCCAAGACTCAATCTCTATTTCTCTTCTAGTTTCATTGTCCTGATCCACAACCTCTTCATGGCCTTCTTCACTTCAGTGTTTCTCAGAGGGTAGATGACAAGGTTGAAGCGTGGGGTAATCACCGTGCAGAACACAGCCACCATCTTGTCCACAGACAGGGTGGTAGAAAGTCCCAGATAGATGAAGATGCAAGGGCCAAAGAACAAGGtgaccacagtgatgtgggaccCACAGGTTGACAGGGCCTTGCGCCAACCCTCAGAGCTTCGAGTCCTCACATGGAGCAAGATGACCACATAGGAGGCTAAGAGGATGATGAAGACGATCAGACAGGGTCTCTCCATTGGCAACAATCAGAAGATCAATGAGGAAGGTGTCAGAGCAGGTAAGTTTCATGAGTGGAAGCACATCACAGAAATAGTGGTCAATCatattggggccacagaagggcaaaTGAAAGATAAGAAGGATTTGGGCCAAGGAATGCACTAATCCCCATATCCATGCTGCTCCCACCAGGAAGGCACGCACCTGCCGG
This genomic stretch from Muntiacus reevesi chromosome 4, mMunRee1.1, whole genome shotgun sequence harbors:
- the LOC136167707 gene encoding olfactory receptor 4X2-like; translation: MASIHNVTEFIFLGLSPNQKVQKVCFVIFLLLYIAIVLGNFLIVFTVMTSKSLGSPMYFFLSYLSFVEICYASTTTPKLILGLLAERKAISLWGCMSQVFFIHFFAGTEIFLLSVMAYDRYVAIFKPLSYTTIMNWQVCSFLVGIAWVGAFVHSLSQILLIFHLPFCGPNVIDHYFCDVFPLLNLACSDTFLIGVLIIANGGSLSVISFIVLLASYVAILLHVRTQTPEGRRKALSTCGSHITVVTLFFAPCIFIYLRPSTTLPVDKMVAVFYTVITPLLNPVIYSLRNAEVKKAMKRLWIRTMKVEER